GGCGATGATTTGCGGCGATATGGGTTCCGACCATCTCGCCCTGCCTTTTCTGCTGGGCTGTGGACTCAGAAAATTCAGTGTTGTCGCTTCGGATATTCCGAAACTCAAATCACTGGTGTCGCGCTACTCCATTGCTGAAACGGAAGCACTCGCACGCGAGTGCCTCACGTTTGGCAGCTCAGCCGAAATCAAAGCCTGCATGGAGGCTTTCGAGGCAGCTCATTAATTCGAGATTCGGCCCCAGGGATCGATAACTTTCTTGCGCAATGATGCAATATACTCCGCAAAGAGCTGCTCCTGTTTTGCCCGGAGCAGTTGGGGGGCTATAGCGCTTTTTTCAGCCTTTCTGTTCAGCCCTGCGGGAACTGTTTTACTCGACAACAACACAAGCGCGGCACCATCGCTGGTTTTCAGTGGAGCCGAGAGCTTTCCGGGAACAAGAGCCGACATGCCTTCCACCAGGGAACGGTCAACACCATAGCCGGGGATTGCGCCGTTGCTCCACCGGATACTGTCGGCCACCACAACCTTCACTCCGGCATGGGATGCCGCTATCTTTTCAAGCGTCACTCCAGGCACCGCTGCCATTGCTGCAAGTTTTTTCTCCAGCAGAGCCTCCTTTTTCTTCCGCACCAATTCGGCTGTAATCCTTGCTTTCAGCTCCTTGTCAAGCAGACGATATCCGGTATCATTCTTGCCGGTCAGACGCATGACATAAAAACCTTTTTCCGTTTCAAGAACATCCGAAAGGTCACCCTCTTTTGCCTTGAATGCAAATGTTGTCACCGCTTCTCTGTAGCCAATCTGGGGAATCGGCATATGCTTGTTGAAGTCGCCGGTCTTGCCGATGGGCAGCTTTGCGCTGGCAGCGCTCTTGTCGAAGCCCTTCTCAGTGGCATTAATCTGAAATGCCGTTGCAAGACGCCGTCCGCTGTCGACCGTCTCCGTCGATGGCCTGATGTTGCGCACAATCTCGGAGCAGAGGGCGGCTTGCGTATCAAAACCGGTCACCTTGATAATATGCAGGCCAAACTGGGTCTGAACAGGTCCGATGACCGAACCGGGACGCGCACCAAAAACTGCTGCCGCGAATTGCGGTACCATCCGCTCCTTGCTGAACCATCCGATATCGCCTCCATTAAGTGCGCTGACAGGGTCGGCAGAATATTTTTTCGCCAGAGCATCAAAAGGAGTACCTGCCTGAAGCTGTTTGAAAATAAGCGCTGAAAGCTGGCTCACTCGCGCGACATCTTCACGACTGGCCGGGTTGAAGTGCAAGAGAATGTGCGACGCCCTCGCAACCAGCGGAGCGGATGCGGAAATTTGCCGGATCTTGATCAGACGGTATTCACCCCGGTCGGCTATCGGACCAACAATGGTTCCCGGCTTGAAATTTGGGGAATTAAAAAAGACATCACCTGCTGCCGGTGAAAAATCGGCACGGCTGTACACTTTATTGATCCCTGCAGGACGATCACTCTGCACTTTGACATAGTCGCTGTCATTGACCGATGCGGAAAACTCGGCACGAATGGTTTCAAGTTCAGTGCGAACAGCAAGACTGTCTTTTGATGAAGGAATCAGAGGGAAGAAGACAAAATCTGCTTTTCTTGAATAAAATTGCTTTAAAAGCTCTTTATGTTCGTCGTAATACTTTTTGATCTCTTCTTCCTTTACCGGAAAGTTACTGTCAGGCCCCGCAA
The DNA window shown above is from Pelodictyon phaeoclathratiforme BU-1 and carries:
- a CDS encoding peptidylprolyl isomerase, producing the protein MAVMSSLRDKTHIILYTLLAAFLALIVFEWGMDFTGNSGTKQNQAGEVNGKVIPYSQYEEIYKAVTENFRRSNPGAEVMPENELEFQEQAWNTVVEQTLLDQQLKKFGITVQDQEVVDALGSATNPPQVIRQNFTNPATGAVDRAKLESIRRDPRNKELWLQIEKIVRRELEVNKLLRALQTFVHVTDRELDDIVNRQYSLFSASFIPFPLSFAGPDSNFPVKEEEIKKYYDEHKELLKQFYSRKADFVFFPLIPSSKDSLAVRTELETIRAEFSASVNDSDYVKVQSDRPAGINKVYSRADFSPAAGDVFFNSPNFKPGTIVGPIADRGEYRLIKIRQISASAPLVARASHILLHFNPASREDVARVSQLSALIFKQLQAGTPFDALAKKYSADPVSALNGGDIGWFSKERMVPQFAAAVFGARPGSVIGPVQTQFGLHIIKVTGFDTQAALCSEIVRNIRPSTETVDSGRRLATAFQINATEKGFDKSAASAKLPIGKTGDFNKHMPIPQIGYREAVTTFAFKAKEGDLSDVLETEKGFYVMRLTGKNDTGYRLLDKELKARITAELVRKKKEALLEKKLAAMAAVPGVTLEKIAASHAGVKVVVADSIRWSNGAIPGYGVDRSLVEGMSALVPGKLSAPLKTSDGAALVLLSSKTVPAGLNRKAEKSAIAPQLLRAKQEQLFAEYIASLRKKVIDPWGRISN